AGATCAGGGTTGACCTGGACGGTTACGACAAACCCAAATCCTTCTTAAGAAAAAAGAACGGAACTACAGTTACTCCAGATATTGTAGCTAACAAAGACGGAAAAAGGTATTTTTTTGAGATTAGTTTAAAGACAGATGAACCACAGTTGTTAAAAACCAAGTGGGTCTTTCTGGATGCGCTTAGTCGTATGAAGTCTGATGCCTTCAGGATCATTACCACGAAAGGACATTACAAGTTTACTGACAATCTTCTGGAAGATATCAACCTGAGCAATAAGACGCCTATTAAAATTTAGGGCTTCATCTTATTTACTGCTTATTAGGAATCAAGGCGATTGAGGAATCCATCGTCTTTTCATTTTAATATGTGGAATATCGTCTTCCAGATATTCCTCCTCGATTGTTTCAAATCCTAATTCCTGGTAAAACTTTTTCAGGTACAACTGGGCTGAGATTACTATATTTTGCATGGGCCATTTTGCGTCAATATAATCTACGGATGCCTGCATTATCTCTTTTCCAAAACCCCGCCCTCTGCAATCCTCAGAAACGGCTACCCTTCCTATACTAGGTTCTTCAAAATAGTCTCCTGCCTTAAAAATTCGGGTATAAGCACAGATGCCTGAAGCGTCAATTCCCAATGCGTGATACGCCTTTTCATCCAGGTTGTCAAGATCCAGATAGGGGCAATTTTGCTCCACTATAAAAATTTCATTTCTCAGTTGTAAAATGCGGTATAATTCCTGCTTGCTGAGCTTTTTAAATGACTTGATGGCTATTTCCATAGGTAGTTTAATCCTGCACTATAACCTGTTTTGTATGACATTTCCCAAATTCAGGCTGAATGCTGAGATGGGTGATCCCAAATTCATGAAATACCTTTTCTTCTATTTCCTTCAATATTTCATCAAAGGTTATCAAATTGATGTTTTTATGAAAATCAATATGGGCTTCAAGGTGAATTTCTCTTTCATTTAATTGCCAAATATGCACATGGTGTACATTTTTGATAGCAGGATGTTCGCCAATTATTTGAACCATTTCATCAACTTTGATCTGATCGGGTGTAAAAAGCATAAGCACTTTTGAAGACGACTTCAACAGATCGTATCCCATGTAGACCAGGTATAGTCCAATGAGGATAGTAAGTAAGGGATCAACCCAGTAAAGCTGATAAAAGTACATAAGTAAGCCTCCTACAAGGACAGCCACTGAGGCCATCATATCTGTAAAAAGGTGTAGGTAGGCCGATTTCATGTTCATATTATCTTTAGCATCCTTTCTGATGAGTAAAACACTGAATCCGTTTGCGGCGATCCCCAGGGCCGAAAGCCAAATCACCAAAGAAGGCGTGATGGCTTCAGGTTGCAGAAATCGCTCAAAAGCTTCTTTAATCAGAATGACAGCAATTACGATCAGGGTTGCAGAATTCACGAAGGCGGCCATGATTTCAGCCCGTTTATATCCAAACGTCCTTTTAACTGAGGCTTGTTTTCTTGTAAAGCGATTAGCCAGGTAGCTGATGATCAATGAAAGTACGTCACTAAAATTGTGGAGTGCATCTGATAAAAGAGCCAGACTACCTGAGATGATCCCGCCAATAACCTGGGCCAGGGTGATCCCAATATTTAAAAGAATGGAAATCAGTAGTTTTTTTCCACTAAGCTCTTGATGGTGATGGTGGTGTGAATGCCCCATTCAAATAAATAAAGTAGCTGCCTTCTGTAAATCAATCTTATGAACAGGCAATTTTCTCAATTCTTCTTTCGTGCCGGCCTCCTTCAAATGGCGTGTCTAAAAAGGTGCGAACCATATCCAGGGCCT
This DNA window, taken from Muriicola soli, encodes the following:
- a CDS encoding GNAT family N-acetyltransferase, with amino-acid sequence MEIAIKSFKKLSKQELYRILQLRNEIFIVEQNCPYLDLDNLDEKAYHALGIDASGICAYTRIFKAGDYFEEPSIGRVAVSEDCRGRGFGKEIMQASVDYIDAKWPMQNIVISAQLYLKKFYQELGFETIEEEYLEDDIPHIKMKRRWIPQSP
- a CDS encoding cation diffusion facilitator family transporter: MGHSHHHHHQELSGKKLLISILLNIGITLAQVIGGIISGSLALLSDALHNFSDVLSLIISYLANRFTRKQASVKRTFGYKRAEIMAAFVNSATLIVIAVILIKEAFERFLQPEAITPSLVIWLSALGIAANGFSVLLIRKDAKDNMNMKSAYLHLFTDMMASVAVLVGGLLMYFYQLYWVDPLLTILIGLYLVYMGYDLLKSSSKVLMLFTPDQIKVDEMVQIIGEHPAIKNVHHVHIWQLNEREIHLEAHIDFHKNINLITFDEILKEIEEKVFHEFGITHLSIQPEFGKCHTKQVIVQD